From a single Nymphaea colorata isolate Beijing-Zhang1983 chromosome 4, ASM883128v2, whole genome shotgun sequence genomic region:
- the LOC116253484 gene encoding 40S ribosomal protein S19-1-like, whose amino-acid sequence MATATTVKDVSPHEFVKAYASHLKRSGKIELPHWTDIVKTATFKELAPYDADWYYVRAASMARKIYLRQGIGVGGFQKIYGGRKRNGSRPPHFCKSSGSIARHILQQLEKMNIIELDPKGGRRITSSGQRDLDQVAGRIIVAA is encoded by the exons ATGGCAACGGCGACGACTGTGAAGGATGTCTCCCCGCACGAATTTGTGAAGGCATACGCGTCCCACCTCAAACGTTCTGGCAAG ATTGAATTGCCGCACTGGACAGATATTGTGAAGACTGCAACTTTCAAAGAGCTTGCACCTTACGATGCTGATTGGTATTATGTCAGAGCCG CATCTATGGCAAGGAAGATCTACTTGAGGCAAGGCATTGGTGTTGGTGGCTTCCAGAAGATTTATGGTGGGCGGAAAAGGAATGGGTCTCGTCCACCTCACTTCTGCAAGAGCAGTGGGTCTATTGCTCGTCACATTCTCCAGCAGTTGGAGAAGATGAACATCATCGAACTTGATCCGAAAGG GGGGAGGCGAATTACATCAAGTGGGCAGCGCGACCTTGATCAAGTGGCTGGCAGAATCATTGTCGCTGCGTGA